The proteins below are encoded in one region of Lactuca sativa cultivar Salinas chromosome 3, Lsat_Salinas_v11, whole genome shotgun sequence:
- the LOC111877725 gene encoding ABC transporter I family member 11, chloroplastic isoform X1, with protein MLLSSLECFGALNSWGSLSKNVKVTKNQTFHVSCNHSCFEIKDIKYRPPGTQLNLLNHITFTLQEKSFGLIFGRSGSGKTTLLQLIAGLTKPTSGSIYIQRYTENGTPNQPPVLLSPEKVGIVFQFPERYFVADNVFDEITFGLPRQKTDIKTKQLIATRLEKAITSVGLNGISLDKNPNSLSGGYKRRLALAIQLVHTPELLVLDEPLAGLDWKARADVVKLLMDLKKELTILVVSHDLKELAPLVDRSWRMNVGGVLMEESLPI; from the exons ATGCTTTTGAGCTCATTGGAATGTTTTGGAGCCTTGAACTCTTGGGGTTCTTTGAGTAAAAA tGTCAAGGTCACAAAGAATCAAACATTTCATGTCTCATGCAACCACTCATGTTTTGAA ATAAAGGATATTAAATACAGACCTCCTGGAACTCAACTCAACCTCCTTAATCACATTACTTTTACTCTTCAAGAGAAAAG ttttggcttgatttttgggCGAAGTGGAAGTGGAAAAACTACTCTTTTACAG CTTATTGCAGGTTTAACTAAACCAACTTCAGGCTCAATTTACATTCAAAGATACACTGAAAATGGTACTCCAAATCAGCCTCCTGTATTACTATCTCCCGAAAAAGTTGGTATTGTTTTTCAGTTTCCTGAAAG GTATTTTGTAGCAGATAACGTTTTTGATGAAATTACATTTGGGTTGCCTAGACAGAAGACTGACATTAAAACTAAACAACTTATTGCTACACGACTTGAAAAAGCTATCACTTCG gTTGGATTAAATGGTATTTCTTTGgataaaaatccaaactcattAAGTGGTGGCTACAAACGTCGCCTTGCTCTTGCTATTCAACTA GTACATACTCCGGAGTTACTAGTACTTGATGAACCTCTAGCTGGACTTG ATTGGAAAGCACGTGCGGATGTTGTTAAGTTGCTCAtggatttaaaaaaagaattaactATACTTGTTGTAAGCCATGATTTAAA AGAGTTAGCTCCTTTGGTTGACAGATCATGGCGGATGAATGTTGGTGGAGTGTTGATGGAGGAGTCATTACCGATATAA
- the LOC111877725 gene encoding ABC transporter I family member 11, chloroplastic isoform X2, producing the protein MLLSSLECFGALNSWGSLSKNVKVTKNQTFHVSCNHSCFEFWLDFWAKWKWKNYSFTGLTKPTSGSIYIQRYTENGTPNQPPVLLSPEKVGIVFQFPERYFVADNVFDEITFGLPRQKTDIKTKQLIATRLEKAITSVGLNGISLDKNPNSLSGGYKRRLALAIQLVHTPELLVLDEPLAGLDWKARADVVKLLMDLKKELTILVVSHDLKELAPLVDRSWRMNVGGVLMEESLPI; encoded by the exons ATGCTTTTGAGCTCATTGGAATGTTTTGGAGCCTTGAACTCTTGGGGTTCTTTGAGTAAAAA tGTCAAGGTCACAAAGAATCAAACATTTCATGTCTCATGCAACCACTCATGTTTTGAA ttttggcttgatttttgggCGAAGTGGAAGTGGAAAAACTACTCTTTTACAG GTTTAACTAAACCAACTTCAGGCTCAATTTACATTCAAAGATACACTGAAAATGGTACTCCAAATCAGCCTCCTGTATTACTATCTCCCGAAAAAGTTGGTATTGTTTTTCAGTTTCCTGAAAG GTATTTTGTAGCAGATAACGTTTTTGATGAAATTACATTTGGGTTGCCTAGACAGAAGACTGACATTAAAACTAAACAACTTATTGCTACACGACTTGAAAAAGCTATCACTTCG gTTGGATTAAATGGTATTTCTTTGgataaaaatccaaactcattAAGTGGTGGCTACAAACGTCGCCTTGCTCTTGCTATTCAACTA GTACATACTCCGGAGTTACTAGTACTTGATGAACCTCTAGCTGGACTTG ATTGGAAAGCACGTGCGGATGTTGTTAAGTTGCTCAtggatttaaaaaaagaattaactATACTTGTTGTAAGCCATGATTTAAA AGAGTTAGCTCCTTTGGTTGACAGATCATGGCGGATGAATGTTGGTGGAGTGTTGATGGAGGAGTCATTACCGATATAA
- the LOC111877725 gene encoding ABC transporter I family member 11, chloroplastic isoform X4, which yields MLLSSLECFGALNSWGSLSKNVKVTKNQTFHVSCNHSCFEIKDIKYRPPGTQLNLLNHITFTLQEKSFGLIFGRSGSGKTTLLQLIAGLTKPTSGSIYIQRYTENGTPNQPPVLLSPEKVGIVFQFPERYFVADNVFDEITFGLPRQKTDIKTKQLIATRLEKAITSVGLNGISLDKNPNSLSGGYKRRLALAIQLVHTPELLVLDEPLAGLVFNLQL from the exons ATGCTTTTGAGCTCATTGGAATGTTTTGGAGCCTTGAACTCTTGGGGTTCTTTGAGTAAAAA tGTCAAGGTCACAAAGAATCAAACATTTCATGTCTCATGCAACCACTCATGTTTTGAA ATAAAGGATATTAAATACAGACCTCCTGGAACTCAACTCAACCTCCTTAATCACATTACTTTTACTCTTCAAGAGAAAAG ttttggcttgatttttgggCGAAGTGGAAGTGGAAAAACTACTCTTTTACAG CTTATTGCAGGTTTAACTAAACCAACTTCAGGCTCAATTTACATTCAAAGATACACTGAAAATGGTACTCCAAATCAGCCTCCTGTATTACTATCTCCCGAAAAAGTTGGTATTGTTTTTCAGTTTCCTGAAAG GTATTTTGTAGCAGATAACGTTTTTGATGAAATTACATTTGGGTTGCCTAGACAGAAGACTGACATTAAAACTAAACAACTTATTGCTACACGACTTGAAAAAGCTATCACTTCG gTTGGATTAAATGGTATTTCTTTGgataaaaatccaaactcattAAGTGGTGGCTACAAACGTCGCCTTGCTCTTGCTATTCAACTA GTACATACTCCGGAGTTACTAGTACTTGATGAACCTCTAGCTGGACTTG TTTTTAATTTACAGTTATGA
- the LOC111877713 gene encoding protein LAZY 1-like isoform X1 gives MNALGWMHRKFNNNNNQQVKNVSTRKSYSCFSTLWGLEEQQYYHEPNSEGNEQETVDMSPEFFHSFLAIGTLGSILVSITEEPMTPKVEMSFESETEEELFVMKLEKIDEKEIKGMDTKENKSIIKEYSEMPARIQKTITATLFKKNATSYKRPRKLERKEKTKIHALNFMKKMVKKVINFTSVNASFCDSTEKKVFRKSRKVHPQEANPLDVKNMYYDEQMILEDEGNIHPLDGMLKKEIVTGEKAHWIKTDEEYFVLEF, from the exons ATGAAT GCACTAGGTTGGATGCATAGAAaattcaacaacaacaacaatcaacaaGTCAAAAATGTTTCCACAA GGAAATCCTATTCTTGTTTCTCAACTCTATGGGGACTTGAAGAACAACAATATTATCATGAACCAAATAGTGAAGGAAACGAACAAGAAACGGTTGACATGAGCCCTGAATTCTTTCACAGCTTTCTTGCAATTGGAACTCTTGGTTCAATATTAGTATCAATTACTGAAGAGCCCATGACACCAAAAGTTGAAATGTCGTTTGAAAGTGAAACTGAGGAAGAACTTTTTGTTATGAAGTTGGAAAAGATAGATGAAAAAGAAATCAAAGGCATGGATACCAAAGAAAATAAAAGTATAATCAAAGAGTATTCTGAAATGCCAGCAAGGATACAAAAGACAATAACTGCCACCCTTTTCAAGAAAAATGCCACGTCATACAAGAGACCCCGAAAATTAGAGAGAAAGGAGAAAACAAAAATCCATGCCTTGAATTTTATGAAGAAAATGGTGAAAAAGGTTATTAATTTCACTAGTGTGAATGCTAGTTTTTGTGATTCAACTGAGAAAAAG GTGTTTCGAAAGTCAAGAAAAGTCCACCCTCAAGAAGCTAATCCTCTTGATGTTAAGAACATGTATTATGATGAACAAATGATATTAGAGGATGAAGGCAACATACATCCTCTTGATGGAATGTTAAAGAAAGAAATAGTTACTGGAGAAAAAGCACACTGGATTAAAACTGATGAAGAAT ATTTTGTGTTGGAGTtttag
- the LOC111877725 gene encoding ABC transporter I family member 11, chloroplastic isoform X3, with amino-acid sequence MSRSQRIKHFMSHATTHVLNFGLIFGRSGSGKTTLLQLIAGLTKPTSGSIYIQRYTENGTPNQPPVLLSPEKVGIVFQFPERYFVADNVFDEITFGLPRQKTDIKTKQLIATRLEKAITSVGLNGISLDKNPNSLSGGYKRRLALAIQLVHTPELLVLDEPLAGLDWKARADVVKLLMDLKKELTILVVSHDLKELAPLVDRSWRMNVGGVLMEESLPI; translated from the exons A tGTCAAGGTCACAAAGAATCAAACATTTCATGTCTCATGCAACCACTCATGTTTTGAA ttttggcttgatttttgggCGAAGTGGAAGTGGAAAAACTACTCTTTTACAG CTTATTGCAGGTTTAACTAAACCAACTTCAGGCTCAATTTACATTCAAAGATACACTGAAAATGGTACTCCAAATCAGCCTCCTGTATTACTATCTCCCGAAAAAGTTGGTATTGTTTTTCAGTTTCCTGAAAG GTATTTTGTAGCAGATAACGTTTTTGATGAAATTACATTTGGGTTGCCTAGACAGAAGACTGACATTAAAACTAAACAACTTATTGCTACACGACTTGAAAAAGCTATCACTTCG gTTGGATTAAATGGTATTTCTTTGgataaaaatccaaactcattAAGTGGTGGCTACAAACGTCGCCTTGCTCTTGCTATTCAACTA GTACATACTCCGGAGTTACTAGTACTTGATGAACCTCTAGCTGGACTTG ATTGGAAAGCACGTGCGGATGTTGTTAAGTTGCTCAtggatttaaaaaaagaattaactATACTTGTTGTAAGCCATGATTTAAA AGAGTTAGCTCCTTTGGTTGACAGATCATGGCGGATGAATGTTGGTGGAGTGTTGATGGAGGAGTCATTACCGATATAA
- the LOC111877713 gene encoding protein LAZY 1-like isoform X2, translating into MNALGWMHRKFNNNNNQQVKNVSTRKSYSCFSTLWGLEEQQYYHEPNSEGNEQETVDMSPEFFHSFLAIGTLGSILVSITEEPMTPKVEMSFESETEEELFVMKLEKIDEKEIKGMDTKENKSIIKEYSEMPARIQKTITATLFKKNATSYKRPRKLERKEKTKIHALNFMKKMVKKVFRKSRKVHPQEANPLDVKNMYYDEQMILEDEGNIHPLDGMLKKEIVTGEKAHWIKTDEEYFVLEF; encoded by the exons ATGAAT GCACTAGGTTGGATGCATAGAAaattcaacaacaacaacaatcaacaaGTCAAAAATGTTTCCACAA GGAAATCCTATTCTTGTTTCTCAACTCTATGGGGACTTGAAGAACAACAATATTATCATGAACCAAATAGTGAAGGAAACGAACAAGAAACGGTTGACATGAGCCCTGAATTCTTTCACAGCTTTCTTGCAATTGGAACTCTTGGTTCAATATTAGTATCAATTACTGAAGAGCCCATGACACCAAAAGTTGAAATGTCGTTTGAAAGTGAAACTGAGGAAGAACTTTTTGTTATGAAGTTGGAAAAGATAGATGAAAAAGAAATCAAAGGCATGGATACCAAAGAAAATAAAAGTATAATCAAAGAGTATTCTGAAATGCCAGCAAGGATACAAAAGACAATAACTGCCACCCTTTTCAAGAAAAATGCCACGTCATACAAGAGACCCCGAAAATTAGAGAGAAAGGAGAAAACAAAAATCCATGCCTTGAATTTTATGAAGAAAATGGTGAAAAAG GTGTTTCGAAAGTCAAGAAAAGTCCACCCTCAAGAAGCTAATCCTCTTGATGTTAAGAACATGTATTATGATGAACAAATGATATTAGAGGATGAAGGCAACATACATCCTCTTGATGGAATGTTAAAGAAAGAAATAGTTACTGGAGAAAAAGCACACTGGATTAAAACTGATGAAGAAT ATTTTGTGTTGGAGTtttag
- the LOC111877725 gene encoding ABC transporter I family member 11, chloroplastic isoform X5: MLLSSLECFGALNSWGSLSKNVKVTKNQTFHVSCNHSCFEIKDIKYRPPGTQLNLLNHITFTLQEKSFGLIFGRSGSGKTTLLQLIAGLTKPTSGSIYIQRYTENGTPNQPPVLLSPEKVGIVFQFPERYFVADNVFDEITFGLPRQKTDIKTKQLIATRLEKAITSVGLNGISLDKNPNSLSGGYKRRLALAIQLVHTPELLVLDEPLAGLVMI; encoded by the exons ATGCTTTTGAGCTCATTGGAATGTTTTGGAGCCTTGAACTCTTGGGGTTCTTTGAGTAAAAA tGTCAAGGTCACAAAGAATCAAACATTTCATGTCTCATGCAACCACTCATGTTTTGAA ATAAAGGATATTAAATACAGACCTCCTGGAACTCAACTCAACCTCCTTAATCACATTACTTTTACTCTTCAAGAGAAAAG ttttggcttgatttttgggCGAAGTGGAAGTGGAAAAACTACTCTTTTACAG CTTATTGCAGGTTTAACTAAACCAACTTCAGGCTCAATTTACATTCAAAGATACACTGAAAATGGTACTCCAAATCAGCCTCCTGTATTACTATCTCCCGAAAAAGTTGGTATTGTTTTTCAGTTTCCTGAAAG GTATTTTGTAGCAGATAACGTTTTTGATGAAATTACATTTGGGTTGCCTAGACAGAAGACTGACATTAAAACTAAACAACTTATTGCTACACGACTTGAAAAAGCTATCACTTCG gTTGGATTAAATGGTATTTCTTTGgataaaaatccaaactcattAAGTGGTGGCTACAAACGTCGCCTTGCTCTTGCTATTCAACTA GTACATACTCCGGAGTTACTAGTACTTGATGAACCTCTAGCTGGACTTG TTATGATTTAG